Within the Desulfobulbaceae bacterium genome, the region CTCGCAACCACACGACCAGAAACGGTTAATTTATCCGGTTTTGTGGATTTGATCAATGAAAAAAAAGGCTCGAAATAATTTTCGAACCTTTTTAAAGGTGGAGCGGGAAACGAGATTCGAACTCGCGACTTCAACCTTGGCAAGGTTGCACTCTACCACTGAGTTATTCCCGCATATTTTGTTGATCACTTGTAATTATTGGAAAAACGAGACTTATATACCCTTATCCCAGGCCCTTGTCAATAAAAAATCGGATATTTTTCGCTCCTTCCAAAAGAGAATATTCTTTTTTGATTACCGGGCCATAATTTGGTATTGATTCTTTCTGCGCCGGGTGAGTATAAAGATGACGATAAGTTCGTTTCTATTGTATCGATTGTGCTGCTCTCATCCAACCAGCGGGCATTTTCTGTCTTTTATTGATCTTCATCCTACAACCTACATTAATTAAATAAACGTAACTGCTCAGGTTGTCGGTTTACAGTTTACAGTTGACGGTGATTGGGTCCTGTCAATGGCTGAGGACACACTGACATTGAGTATCATGCGATGATTTATGACTAACCATGATTCTTTTAACCGTAAACCGATAACTGATTACCGTTAAACCTGTGTAGTTACGTTATCATAAGAAAGATGATGGTCGATGTCTGGCCATGATTGTATTGACCAAAAACCTGTGACTGCTCAAAGTTAACCTGATCAGTCACACATGCAGGAGAATTATGATGACTTACTTGCCCGCCCGGCAGAGTGAAATTCACCGCCAGACCAAAGAGACAAAAATTGCCATTGCCCTCACCCTGGACGGCACTGGACGAGTTGACATTAAGACAGGGGTGCCTTTTATGGATCACATGCTCACCCTCATGGCTGTTCATGGTTTTTTTGACCTTACTATCACCGCTGAGGGTGATATTGAAGTCGATGGTCATCATACGGTAGAGGATATAGGCATCTGCCTTGGCCAGGCCTTGAAAAAAGCCCTTAATGCAAACCGTGGTATCAAACGCTTTGGCAACGCCTTGGTCCCCATGGATGAAACGCTGGTTCAGGTTGCTCTTGATCTTTCCAACCGCCCCTTTCTTGCCTATCAGGTCACGATCAGGGATTCGAAGGTTGGCACTTTTGACACTGAACTCGCCAAGGAGTTTCTTCGCAGCTTAAGCCTTCATGGTGGAATCACACTCCATGTCGACCTGGTTCGCGGGGAGAATACTCATCACATTATTGAAGCGATCTTTAAAGCTCTGGGCAGAGCCCTTGATCAAGCGACAACTGTGGACTCTCGTCTTGATGGCGTTCTTTCGTCCAAAGGGACATTATGAATAACTCCATCTAGATAGGTGCGCATCATGGGTAAATTTTTTATTCCTATTCTGCTGATTTTGGCATTGACGTGTTCTTGCGTTAAAAAGAATGTCCTTGTTGCCGATGATTCCTTGCCGGACCAAGTCAAGAGCATTAGTGTGCTGCCAGTTACATCGTTGACGGATACCGACAATGTATCAGTACGCAGTATCAAAGAGTTGAAGGCTGGAGTTGATGTTTTATCTCAATCTCTGGAAGAGTATTTCGTCGATAATGTCAAGGTTCAAATAGTAAGTCCCGAAGAGGTTGAGTCGTTATCAACCACCTATAATTCCACCCCTTATCTCGAGTCTCTCCGGATCGGCAAAAATCTCAACGCCGAAGCAGTGATGGTCTGGGTTCTCAAGCAATCCCGGGAGCGACAAGGGACTGACTATGCTGCCACATCTCCTGCTTCTGTTGCCTTTGAATATAGATTGATTCATACGGAATCAGGAAAAACTCTCTGCGTTGGTTCTTTTTCCGAAACCCAGCAGTCTGCCACAGAGAATCTTCTTTCCTTGAAAAAACTGTCGGGTCGAGGCTTTAAGTGGATCACTGCTTCCGATCTGATCCGTGAAGGGGTTACCAAGAAGCTCTCTGGGTGCAGTTACTTGAAGTGATCGTGCCAAAATCGACCTCGTCCTTGGTGGGGAGCCCGCAATTGCCCTCGTCGACTCCCACTTCTTCCCATCAGGCCTACAAATCATGGACATTCTGCCTAAGCCCATTAATCGTTTAATCGGTCAAGCCCTGCACGATTATCAGATGCTCAGCGATGGCGACCGCATCCTGATCGGAGTTTCCGGTGGGGTCGACAGCCTGGTGCTTACCTGGCTTCTTCAGCATTGGCAGAAAAAAGCCCCGATTAAATATCAGATCATGGCTTTACATCTTGATATGGGATTTGACGACTCTCAATACCTGGCTGTGGAGGCGGAGCTTGGCAGGATCGGCGCCGCTTTCCGTACCGAACGAACTCAGTATGGAGTTGTTGCCAACCAACAGCAACCCGATAAAGCCTGTCATCAATGCGCTACCGCTCGGCGTAATCACCTTTTTGAAACTGCTCGATCCGAGCAGTATACTGCCATCGCCCTTGGTCATCACAAAGACGACCTGATCGAAACTTTCTTTCTCAATATGCTCTACAGTGGCAATCTCAGCACCATGATGCCGAAGCAGCAACTCTTTGACGGCCGGTTAAAGATCGTGCGGCCCATGGC harbors:
- the hisB gene encoding imidazoleglycerol-phosphate dehydratase HisB gives rise to the protein MTYLPARQSEIHRQTKETKIAIALTLDGTGRVDIKTGVPFMDHMLTLMAVHGFFDLTITAEGDIEVDGHHTVEDIGICLGQALKKALNANRGIKRFGNALVPMDETLVQVALDLSNRPFLAYQVTIRDSKVGTFDTELAKEFLRSLSLHGGITLHVDLVRGENTHHIIEAIFKALGRALDQATTVDSRLDGVLSSKGTL
- a CDS encoding tRNA 2-thiocytidine biosynthesis protein TtcA translates to MDILPKPINRLIGQALHDYQMLSDGDRILIGVSGGVDSLVLTWLLQHWQKKAPIKYQIMALHLDMGFDDSQYLAVEAELGRIGAAFRTERTQYGVVANQQQPDKACHQCATARRNHLFETARSEQYTAIALGHHKDDLIETFFLNMLYSGNLSTMMPKQQLFDGRLKIVRPMAYLTKDQIHEIANIAGIVPVKNPCPMADKSKREEIRNLMASLYQRDPRFRGNIFAAMGNVRTDYLLKVE